Proteins from a genomic interval of Nasonia vitripennis strain AsymCx chromosome 3, Nvit_psr_1.1, whole genome shotgun sequence:
- the LOC100122891 gene encoding H/ACA ribonucleoprotein complex subunit 3 gives MYLMYYLDTNGDRIYTLKKMDPYGKPTLSAHPARFSPEDKYSRERITLKRRFGLLLTQKPLPSY, from the exons ATGTATCTGATGTACTATCTGGACACCAACGGTGATCGTATTTACACGTTGAAG AAAATGGATCCGTATGGAAAACCAACACTGTCAGCACATCCTGCTCGATTCTCACCTGAAGATAAATACTCCAGGGAGCGTATTACTTTGAAGAGAAGATTTGGCTTACTGCTCACACAAAAACCATTACCATCCTATTAA